TAAAATAAGTCGGACCAACTGAAGAACTGCCTCTGTTCCAACGCCCGATCCTAACAGTGTCAGTGCCTACAAACGCGCTGTGTCCTAGACTCAGTGTGTCTTGCAATCCATTGATGAATATCCCTTGCTCCCCACTACTCTTCTTGTACCGGAAAACGATATGGTACCAGGTGTTCGTTTGGATAGAACTTTTACCGTAGGTCCAATTGTAAACAAAATCCATCAACGGTTTATTATAACGGATCATAAATGCCAATTGTGAATTGACCGTCCCATAATCGTTGCCCAATATTGTCGCATCACGGTTTACAAATGAACTGCCGTTGAACCAAGCGGAAACCGTGAAATCCTGATCGTAGAGGCTCAATTGGTTGGCTGGGCAAAGAGTAATGATATTGCTGGTACCATTGAACAAATAGGCGGAATTTGTGTTGCCAAAGCGGTCCGAGGTCAGCGTAGCTCCGACCACCACCCCGTTATGACCATTGCCGCTGGCATCGTTGGCATTCCCTGTAAACGGATAAGAGGCCACCAACCCCGATAAGGGTTCGTCCCCGGTACCCCAATCTACTATGATCTCAAGATCACCGGTAGTAGTTACAAATTGAAGATGAATATAGGCCTGGTTCATCTCACCCGCCACTACTACGCCGGAGCCGGTTCCCTGAGCCACCAGCATTGTGTTCTGATAGGCCTTGACCGTGATCGTGTATGTACCAGGAACAAGCTCGGTGAATGTCCCCTTTGCTGAATCTCCCGAGATCGTCAAATCCATCGAGTCGGTAAAAGTGCCATTGGCAATCTTAACAGTTACCCTGGTTATAGTATATCCGCTGTCAATGGCCGTTTTT
This sequence is a window from bacterium. Protein-coding genes within it:
- a CDS encoding LamG domain-containing protein; translation: MKHIILMLILASAIMFTGCTVNNYTILPTQPDNNTTGTESFTMAMSLKTAIDSGYTITRVTVKIANGTFTDSMDLTISGDSAKGTFTELVPGTYTITVKAYQNTMLVAQGTGSGVVVAGEMNQAYIHLQFVTTTGDLEIIVDWGTGDEPLSGLVASYPFTGNANDASGNGHNGVVVGATLTSDRFGNTNSAYLFNGTSNIITLCPANQLSLYDQDFTVSAWFNGSSFVNRDATILGNDYGTVNSQLAFMIRYNKPLMDFVYNWTYGKSSIQTNTWYHIVFRYKKSSGEQGIFINGLQDTLSLGHSAFVGTDTVRIGRWNRGSSSVGPTYFMGTLDDIQIYNRALTDIEIQTLYHENGWN